From the Paenibacillus tianjinensis genome, the window TGGTCTGGCTGCTGCGAAAAACTCCGCTGCTCCGGCCGCGGCCCTAAGCAGACTATTAGGATCCCTTCAAGCATTTTGCACACCGCCGCGGCGATTCTTTACAGGTTCAAATATTGTGTTCCAGGTCAAGATTGATTATGATCGTTGTATGACTGAAACATACAAAGGAGCCTGTACATCTTGAGATATTATGTTCTGGACCGCGGAGACGAGTTGTCCATTAAACTTGCGGAGCAGTTTCACAAGCTGGCGGCGGAGCGTAACCTGGAGCTGGATGCAGAGTCTCCGGAAATCGTCATCTCCATTGGCGGAGACGGGACCATGCTGCATGCATTTCATACGTTTATCGATCAGATTCCCAATCTAGCTTTTGTCGGCGTGCATACCGGTCATCTGGGCTTTTATGCAGATTGGAAGGCAGAGGAGCTGCCTGCTCTGATCGACCATATGTGCGGAACAACCGATTTAGCACCACATCAGCCGCGTATCGTGCGCTATCCGCTGCTGGAGCTGGAAATTCACAAGAAATCCGGTACTACTTCCCACATTGCGCTTAATGAGTTCACTCTAAAGGGTGTTGACGGAACAGTGGTCATCCAGATGGATATCAATGATGTTACCTTCGAAATGTTCCGCGGGGACGGACTGTGCATTTCTACGCCGTCAGGCAGTACAGCCTATAACAAGAGCCTTGGCGGCGCAATGGTGCATCCTTCAATAGAAGCGCTGCAGATTGCCGAAATAGCTTCCATTAATAATCGGGTATTCCGTACGATGGGTTCACCTCTTATGCTGCCCAAGCATCATCACTGCGACATTTTTTCGCGGAAGGATCAGCGTCTTTTGCTGACGGTTGACCATAACAATATTCCTGTGGATGATCTGATTTCTGTCCGCTGCCAAGTATCCGACAAAAAAATAAGCTTTGCGCGGTACCGCCCGTTCCCTTTCTGGAACCGTGTCCGCGAAGCTTTTCTGATCTGAGGATCGGACTCACCTATGATTCACTAGCCGGGAAATGCAAGCAATCCCGGCTCTTTTATGCGCAGGTAAATTTTACAAACTTTTCTATTCTATCTGACATGAATTGATAGACAGAGAGAAAAATCAAATGGTATAATGAACCTATTTTACATAGTGTTGCTACTTAAAGGAGAGAGAAACTGTTGAAAAAACTATTGTCCTTAATTGGAGTAAGTCTACTGGCTCTCGTGCTTGCGGTCCCCGCTTTTGCCGCCGCCAAACCGATCTCCGTCTATGTCAACGGCAGCAGTCTTACCTTCCCTGCCGGCGCCCCATATCTTGATAATAACTCTGTTCTGGTACCTTTCCGGGTTGTTTTTGAGAAGCTTGGGATGCAGGTATTATGGGATGCCAAGACTGGAACGGTTACCGGTACCGGCGCTAATCTTACAATCAGCCTCAAAATCGGCAGCAACCGCGCTTCCGTTAACGGTATGGTCAAGAAACTGACCGTAGCCCCTGTTTCCAGCAAAGGCACCACCTACGTCCCGCTCCGTTTTGTAGCTGAGGCGACTGGCGGCACTGCGGTCTGGGATGCAGTTAACAGAAGTGTGAAGATCACCACAGCTGCCTCGACAGCAGCAAGCGATGAGAAAGCTATTACAGCACTCATTAAACAGGCCGTTCAATACTATAATGAGGAAAAAGCCGTCAGCTATTACTCCCTTGTGGATGACGGGGACAGCTATACGGATGAGGTCTCTTCCTTGAACGACTTTTTCCAGAATTATGATATGAAAACCACCATTGAGACTTTTAAAATCCTAAGTATTCAAGGTGATGAAGCTACTGTATACACCGTCGAGAATGAGATCCGGACTGGCGGATATTATATCCCGGATGAGAAAGTCGAATATCTGTACAATCTCGTCCGCGTCAATGGTGTTTGGAAAATTTCCGAAATCAATACACAGGACAAGACAGTACTGCTGACACGTGAACAAGGCATGAAATCCGCCAATATTCCGCAAGGCTATGCAACCACCATCAAGGACAATCTCGGCAAGTACTTCCAGGCAATGACCAGCGAGAACATCGATGGAACGATGGCCCAGATGAGCTCATACGGGGAAGAGTATGATGCCTCAAGCAAGGCGGATTTGCAGGATATTTTCGATAATTACGATCTTCAATACACACTGAATACTTCAAATATTTTTTACTATGCTTCAGATGAAGCCGCTGTTTATGCAGAAGTTACCGTGAAGGATGCTGGGACCGGGGAGATCTACGAACAGCCAATGCTCTTCCTGTTCTATCAATCGGAGACAGGAACTTGGACGATCGATGATTTCTACTATCTCGATTAGGCTGGCAGCAAGCTCGGAAGCATTGCCATCGCATTACCAAATAAACTCAAAGGGTGCATCCACTAATGAAATCACCTAAAGTGATCACTGCTGTTCTCAGCGGCTGTCTGGCACTGTCTGTCATCTTCTCGCCAGCAGCTCTGGCCGCCGACAGCACGCAGACCTCTTCGAATACCGATCTGATTAATGAAATCATGCAGTATTTAGAACAATATAATGTAGAAGGCGTAGATCAGGATACATTGATCCGCGGCGCGATTGACGGAATGGTTAACACACTGGAGGATCCTTACAGCACCTACTTTACCAAAGAAGAAGCCGCTGAGTTTGAGAGTATGGTTGATCTTGAATATGTAGGCATCGGTGTCAGACTGGTATATACTCCTGTTACTAAAGAGCTATATATTGAAGAGGTTAT encodes:
- a CDS encoding NAD kinase, encoding MRYYVLDRGDELSIKLAEQFHKLAAERNLELDAESPEIVISIGGDGTMLHAFHTFIDQIPNLAFVGVHTGHLGFYADWKAEELPALIDHMCGTTDLAPHQPRIVRYPLLELEIHKKSGTTSHIALNEFTLKGVDGTVVIQMDINDVTFEMFRGDGLCISTPSGSTAYNKSLGGAMVHPSIEALQIAEIASINNRVFRTMGSPLMLPKHHHCDIFSRKDQRLLLTVDHNNIPVDDLISVRCQVSDKKISFARYRPFPFWNRVREAFLI
- a CDS encoding copper amine oxidase N-terminal domain-containing protein, whose amino-acid sequence is MKKLLSLIGVSLLALVLAVPAFAAAKPISVYVNGSSLTFPAGAPYLDNNSVLVPFRVVFEKLGMQVLWDAKTGTVTGTGANLTISLKIGSNRASVNGMVKKLTVAPVSSKGTTYVPLRFVAEATGGTAVWDAVNRSVKITTAASTAASDEKAITALIKQAVQYYNEEKAVSYYSLVDDGDSYTDEVSSLNDFFQNYDMKTTIETFKILSIQGDEATVYTVENEIRTGGYYIPDEKVEYLYNLVRVNGVWKISEINTQDKTVLLTREQGMKSANIPQGYATTIKDNLGKYFQAMTSENIDGTMAQMSSYGEEYDASSKADLQDIFDNYDLQYTLNTSNIFYYASDEAAVYAEVTVKDAGTGEIYEQPMLFLFYQSETGTWTIDDFYYLD